Part of the Jatrophihabitans sp. genome, CCGTCCTCCTCGCCCCGGACCGCATCGCCCCGGACGGCGCCCTCCAGCTCGGTGGACCCCATCTACTCGTCGACGCCTTCGGCCAGCAGCCGGTCCAGGTCCTCCTCGGACAGGCCCGCGATCTCTGCCTCCAGCTCGGACAGCTCGTCCTCGGCGAAGGACTGGCGCAGCGTCTCGTCGACCAGCGCGGCCAGCTGGTGCAGCGTCGAGTGGGTGAACAGCTGCCGGGGGTCCAGGGTCAGGTAGAAGGCGTCGCGCAGCCTGGAGATCAGCTGGGTGGCCTGCAGCGAGCTGCCGCCGAGCGCGAAGAAGCTGTCCCGCTGCCCGATGTCGGAGAGTTCGACGTTAAGCAGCTCGCACCAGATGCCGGCGATCTTTCGCTCGCTCTCGGTGGCCGGCGGCTGCCGTGGCAGGTCGGCGGCCGAGACCGGTTCGGGCAGCCGCTCGCGGTCGAGCTTTCCGTTGGCGTTGAGCGGCAGCGCGGCCAGCTCGGTGAAGGTGCCCGGGATCATGTGCAGCGGCAGGTGCTCGGACAGGTGCTTGCGCAGGGCGTCGGTGTCGATCCGGCTGCCCTCGGCCGGCGCCAGGTAGGCGTCCAACCGCGGTCCACCGGCGGCGGCGGCGTTCACCACCACCGCGGACTGCCTGACGCCTTCGAAGGTGGCCAGCGCGTGCTCGATCTCGCCGAGTTCGATCCGCAGGCCCCGGATCTTCACCTGCCGGTCGGCCCTGCCGAGAAACTGCAGCTGGCCGTCGGCCCGCCACGCCACCACGTCCCCGGTGGCGTACATCCGCTCGCCCGGTTCTCCGAACGGGCAGGGCAGGAACCGCTCGGCGGTCAGCCCGGGACGCCCGAGATAACCGCGAGCCAGGCCCGCGCCCGCGATGAACAGCTCACCCGGCACTCCCACCGGCGCCAGGTTCTGGGCCGGGTCCAGGACGTAGGCGCGGTGGTTGGCCATCGCCCGCCCGATCGGCGGGGAGGCTGTCAGCGGCTCGTCCGGGCACGCGTAGTCCACGCAGGCCACGGTCGCCTCGGTCGGCCCGTAGCCGTTGTGAAACTGCCTGTCCGGCGTGCGCCAGCGGTTCACCAGCTCGGCGGGAAAGGCCTCCAGCCCGACGAACAGCGCTCGAAGATCCGGCAACGACGCCGGGTCGAGGATCCCCAGCACCGCCGGCGGGATGTCAGCCAGGCTGATCCGTTCCCGGCGCAGCAGGTCAGCCAGCAGGTCGACGTCGTGCAGCACCGAGCGCGGCGCGCCGACCGAGGTGGCCCCGTGCGCCAGCGCGGCGTAGAGGTCGAAGACGCTCACGTCGAAGGACGGGTTCGCGAACTGCAGCACCCGGTCCGCCGGGGTGATCGAGAACAGCTCGCGGACCGAGCTGACGAAGTTCACCACCGCCCGGTGCGGCACCAGGACTGCCTTGGGGGCGCCGGTCGAGCCGGAGGTGTAGATCAGGTACGCGGCGTGCTCGGGCCGGGTGGTCTGCGGCGGCGCGGTGCCGGCGAGCCCGGCCAGCCGGCGGCTCAGCTCGGGGTCGTCCAGGTCGATCCGCGGCACGCCGGCCGGCAGCGCCGCCACCGCCTGGGAGTCGGTGATCACGACCGACACCCCGGCGTCGGCGACCTGGTAGGCGATCCGCTTGGCCGGATGCGTCGGGTCCAGCGCCAGCCAGGCGCCGCCGGCCTTGAGGACGCCCAGCTGGGCCTGCGGCAGCCGGGCGCCCCGGTCGAGCAGGATGCCCACCACCTGGTCCGGACAGATCCGGTGCTCGTCTCGCAGCAACCGGGCCAGCCGGTTGGCTCGGGAGTCAAGCTCGGCGTAGCTGAGCTCGGCCCCGTCGAAGCGCACCGCGGTCCGTTCGGGCCAGCGGGCCGCGCAGCCGGCGACCAGCTCGTGCAGCAGCATGCCCTCGGTGCCGAAACTGACCGGCTCCGGATTCCACCTGGCCAGCTGCCGCGCCTCTTGCCCGGTGACCAGGCTCAAGCGGCTCAGCGGGCGCTCCGGATCGGCCGTGATCTCCGACAGCGCTGTCTCGAAGTGCTGGATGAGCCGCTCGATCCGATCGCGGTCGAACAGCTCGGTGGAGTACTCGACCCAGATCGAGGCCTGGCCGTCGGGCTCGACGGAAATCTGGAAGGCGATGTCGAAGCGGGAGGTCCCCAGCTGCAGCGACAGCGGCGACACGCTCAGCTCGCCGAAGCTGTACGCGCCGACGATCTCTCCGGTCAGCAGCGTGAAGCTGACCTGGAAGAGCGGGTTGCGCCCGGGCACCCGCTCGGGCCGCAGTTCCTCCACCACGGTGCCGAACGGGATGTCCTGGTTGGCCAGGGCGCCGAGCACCACGCCGTTGCAGCGCCGCACCAGCTCGCGACCGCTCGGGTCACCGGTCAGGTCCGCGCGCAGCACCAGGGTGTTGGCGAAGAAGCCGATCATCGTGTCCAGCTCGGTCCGGGTCCGGCCGGAGAACACCGAGCCGACCGCCAGGTCGTACTGGTCGGTGTAGCGCGACAGCACGGCGTAGAAGGCCGCCGACAGCACCGCGAGCAGTGACACCCGTTCCGAGCCCGCCAGCTGTTGGGCCCGCGCCAGGACCGCCGGTTCCAACGGGGCCTCGAACGCCGCGCCCTGCCAGCTGGGCAGGGCCGGACGCGGCCGGTCGGCCGGGAACTCCAGCGACGGGAGGTCGGCCAGCTGCTCCCGCCAGTAGTCGAGCTGGCCGCGCGCGGTGTCACTTCCCAGGTTGCGCTGCTGCCAGGCCGCGTAGTCGACCGGCTGCAGCCGCACCGGGGGCAACTGCTCGCCCCGGCCGGCGTAGAGCTCGGCGAGCTCGCGGGTGGTGATCCCCACTGACCAGCCGTCGGTGATGATGTGGTGCAGGGTCAGCAGCAGGACGTGGTCGGCCTCGTCCAGCCGAGCCAGCCAGCAGCGCAGCAGCGGGCCGTTCTCCAGGTCGAACGGGCGGCGGACCTCCTGCCCGATCAGCCGGGTGGCCTCGCGCAGCCGGTCCTCGGCCGGCAGCGGGCGCAGGTCGAGCACCGTTATGGGAACCGTGCTCGAGCCCGGTGGGTCGATCAGCTGGCACGGCACCCCGCGCTCGGAACGGAACCGGGTGCGCAGGCTCTCGTGGCGAGCGGTCAGCCCGGCCAGCGCGGCGCGCAGCGCCGGTTCGTCGAGCCGGCCCCGCAACCGCAGCGCCGTGGGCACGTTGTAGGCCGGGACGTCCGGGGCCAGTTGGTGCAGGAACCACAGGTAACGCTGCTGCTCGGTGACCGGCAGCAGCCCGTCCCGCGACACCGGTTCGATCCGGTCCTGCTCGACCTGCTGGCCCTGCTGCTGCCGCGACTTCCAGCCCAGCAGCGCCTGCCGGGCAGTGGACAGTGCCTCGGTGGCATCGGTCATCAGCTCACCTCCGCCAGCCGGGCCGAGAGGTAGTCGGTGAGTTCGGCGACACTGCCCCCGGCGAAGATGTCGGCCAGCGGGAGGTCGATTCCGAACTCGCTCAGGAGCTGGGCGCGTAACCGGACCGCCATGATCGACGAGCCACCCACCTCGAAGAAGCTCTCGTCGTCGTCGAAGTCGCCGGTGACGCCGAAGACCGCTACCCAGATCCGGGCGACCTGGTCGCGCAGCGCGTCCGGCTCGGCCGGCCCACTCGGCGCGGCCGGCCCCGCGTCGACCGGCTCCTTGCCGACCGGCCTCGCGTCGACCGGCCCCGCGTCGACCGGCCCCGCGTCGACCGGCCCGGCGCCGACCTCGTCGCGGTCCCCGGACGCCACCGCCGCAGCCGGCGAGGGCAACCCGGCGGCCTGCTGCAGCTGCGCCACGGTCAGCTCGCTGACGGCGTCGGAGGCCAGCATCAGCGCCAGCAGCGTGCGGTAATCCTTAGCCAGCTGGTGGATCGTCTGCTCGTCGAACAGCTCGGTGGCGTACTCGATCTCCATCCGGTACCTGCCGTCGGGCAGCTCGGTGACCTGGAAGGTGATGTCGAACCGGGAGCCGGGGGCCCGCACCCGGACCGGCTCGACCTCGACGCCCTCGAGGTCGAGCGCCGGGACCAGGATCGCGCCGCGGGCCAGCGTGAAGCAGATCTGGAACAGCGGGTTGGCGCCGGGCACCCGGGCCGGCGCCACCGCGTTGACGACGTCGGCGAACGGGATGTCCTGCATTCCCTCGGCGTCGAGCACGACGTCGTGGCAGTGTCCGATGAGCTCGTCGAGACCCTGCTCGGCGGCGGTGCGGATGCGGAGCACGCCGGTGTTGGCGAAGTAACCGATCAGCGGCTCCATCTCGGTGCGCACCCGGCCGGAGAAGGCGGTGCCGAGAGCGAGGTCGTGCTGGCCGCTGCGCTGGCGCATCAGCACCGAGAAGGCGGCCAGCAGGACGGCGAAGGGCAACCGATCCCCCGTCCGGGCCACGGCGTCGGCGCGGGCGATGAGCTCGGCCGGCAGGTCCACCACGACCTGGTGTCCGGCCCAGCTGGCCACCGCCGGCCGGGGCCGGTCGGTCGGAAACCGCAGCTGGGGCATCCCGGCCAGCTGGTCGCGCCAGCGGTTGAGCCGCTGCCTGACGGGTTCGGTGGCCAACCGCTCCCGCTGCCAGCGGTAGACGTCGGTCGGCTGGATGGTCTGGGCGGGCAGTCGCGGGCTGCGCTGCTCGGCGGCGGCGCGGTAGAGCTCGCTGAGCTCGCTGACCAGGATCGGGATCGACCAGCCGTCGGAGACGATGTGATGCTGCAGGTAGCCGAACAGGTGCTCGCCGGTGTCCAGCCGCACCAGCAGGGTGCGCAGCAGCGGATGCCGCAGGTCGATGACCTGCTCGGCCCAGGCGGCGAGCGCCTCCAGCCCGCGTTGCCGCCGGTTCGGCTCGGGCACCCGGCAGAGGTCCAGCTCCTCCCACCACAGCTGCCCGGTGGGGGCGACCGTCAGCCGCGGGGCGCCGTCCTGCTCGGGAAAGCTGGTGCGCAGGCTCTGGTGCCGCTCGATCAGGCCGTCCAGCGCCGCCCGCAGTAGCGAGCTGTCCAGCGGCCCGCGCAGCCAGGTCGCGTTCACCAGCGTGTAGCCGGGGGCGCGGGCCAGCTGGGCGGCCAGCCACAGCCCGCTCTGCTGGCTGGACAGCGGGGCTGTGGAGGTTTCTGGCTCGGCGGTGATCTGGTCGCTGTTCTGCTGCTGCTGCCGGCGCTGGCGCAGCAGCCGGTCCCTCAGCTCGGCGCGCTTGTCGGCGATGGTCGGCGGTGACGCGGTCACGACCTGTCCGATCCCGGGCGGCCGGCCTCGGCCAGCGCCTGTGCCATGTCGAGCGCGAGCTCATCGAGCAGCGCCGGTGGGGCGGACAGGAACGTGTAGTGCTCGCCGGGCAGGACGACCTGGCGGAAGTTCCCCGGTGCCGCCCAGTCCGCCCAGCCGGCCATCTGCTCGACGGTGATCTCGCGATCGTCCTGCCAGCCGATCGCGGTGAGCCGGCACGGCACGGTGACCGACTCGCTCAGCCGGTAGCGCTTGTTCGCCTCGACGTCGGCGCGCAGCACCCCCAACCCCAGTGCGATCAGGTCCGGATCCGGGGTGCCGCCCATCAGGTGCATCAGCCCGGCCAGCTCGACGCCCAGCTCGTCGTCGGTCATCGACAGGAACCGGCCGTGCGGGCCCTGGTGCGGCGCGACCTGGGACGACAGGAAGAGGACCGCCGGCAGCGGAAGCTCGCGGCGCATCAGTTCCAGCGTCGTCGCGAAGGCGGGCAGCGCCCCGGCGCAGTGGCCGAAGAAGCCGAAGGGCCGGTCCAGGTAGGGCAGCAGGTGCGGCAGGAGTTGCTCGGCCAGCGACTCGAAGTCGCCGTAGTGCGGCTCGCGCAACCGGTTCTCCCGCCCGGGTGGCTGCAGCAGGCAGAACTCGGCGGCGCCGGCCTGGGCCGGCCATTGGTAGTACATCGACGCACCGCAGCCGGAGTAGGGAAAGCAGAAGATCCTGGCGGCGGCATCCTCGCTGGGACGGCGGAGCAACCAGCGGGCGGGCTTGCCGGCGCTGCCGGTGCGAAGGTCGCGCCGGATCGCGCCGGACGTCGGCGCCTGTCCCACCGCCTAGCCGGCCATCGACTCGCGCAGGCTGCGCGGACGCATGTCCGTCCAGACCTGCTCGATGTGTTCGAGGCAGTCGGCCTTGGGGCCGCTGGTGCCCTCCGCCTGCCAACCGGCGGGAATGTCCTGACCGCTCGGCCAGATCGAGTACTGCTCCTCGTGGTTGAACACCACGGAATAGAGCCGTTCCTGCTCAGCAGAGTCAGACACTGCTCGGACCTCTTTCGAGTGGTTTCGCATGGCAGTCGCCGGATGTCCTGCCTTTGGACTGTAGGAGCGGGCGCGGCGGCGCTACATCAGCCGAGGCGTCGATTCGCACCGGTGGCCGGCGTCCACCTCACCCGTGCGAGATCTCTCCGATCTCCTAACTGCGGCTACCGCGACGTCAACGCCAGGGTGAGGCCACCGCGGGTGGGTCCTCGTGCCGGCTGGACTCGGCCATCACCCGGCGGGCGTCCTTGGGGTCGCGCAACGTCCGAACATGCCGGCGCGCCATGGGTATCGCCGACAGGGTCAGCCCGATGGCGCCCACTGCCACCCCGGCGCGGCTGCTGGCGAGCTGGCCGATGACGCCGCCGAGCGCGCTGCCGAACGGGATCACGCCGAAGATCAGCAGCCGGTAGCCGCCGTTGGTGCGGGCCAGCGAGCCACGCGGCGCCACCACCTGGCGCAGCGTCACCGACAGCACGTTCGCGCTGCCCAGGCCGGCGCCGCTGACCAACTGGACCGCTGCCACCGCGGCGCCGAGGGCGTAGCCGGAGAAGGGGAAGGTCGCCAGCAGCAGCGGAGCTCCGGTGGACAGGGCCAGCGAGGCGACGAAGGCGTGGCCGTAGCCGAGCCGGCGGGCCAGCCGCAGCGCGATCATGGTGCCGAAGAAGGCGCCGATGCCACCGGCCGACAGCGCCAGCCCGTAGCCGCCGGCGCTCAGCCCGCGTTCCTTGACCAGCCAGACGATCAGGTTCACCGTCAGGATCTGGGCAGACAGGTTGTACACGGCGGCATGGACGGTCAGCGCCCGCAGGATCGGGTTGACCAGGATCCGCTTGAGGCCCTCGAGGATGCCGGTCGGCAGGGTGTCATCGACCTCGGGGGGCGACTCCGGTTTCCGCGCCTTCGCCAGCCCGAGGGCGCTGGCCAGGTAGCTGGCCGAGTCGATGGCGACCGCTGCCGCCGGTCCGGCCGCCTGCACCAGCAGGCCGGCGACCCCCGGCCCGGCCACCTGGGCGGCGGTGGCCGAACCCTGCACCGCCTGGTTGGCGGCCGGCAACTCCTCCTCGGTGACCAGGCTGGGGATGTAGGCGAAGCTGCCGATATCGAACATGACGCTGGCCGCGCCGACCCCGAATGCCACCGCGGCCAGCAGCGGCAGCGACAGCAGGTCCAGCGCCCAGGCGAGCGGGACCAGCGCCAGCAGGGCCGTCCGCAGGATGTCGGCGGCGATCATGATCCGGCGGCGGCGGCGGGTCTCGAGCCAGTGGCCGGCGAACAGCGGCAGCAGGACGTTGGGCAGGAACGACGCGGTCGCCACCACGCTGACGCCGCCGGCCCCGGTGTCCAGGGTCAGCGCGGCGACCAGCGGCAGGGCGATCGAGGTGACCTGGGTGCCGAGCACCGAGATGCTCTGGCCGGCCCAGAACCACCTGAAGTCGTGATGGCGCCACAGCAGCCCGCGCCGCTTCGGGGTGGCGGGCTCAGCCGTACGCGACGTCATGCTGCTCCCCCTGCTCGGGCGGGACCGGCCAGGGCGCCACACCCCCGGTGCGGAGGCAGGCCCCTGACTCGATTGGGCACCTTATAGCGCTCATTCCGGTTTGTGCACCTCGGCCGGCGCCAGGCGTGGCGCCGCTTCCGTGTCAGAACTCCAGCTCGGCGGCCTCGGCGTCGGCCAGCCGGCCGGCCTGCTCCCACGGCGGCACGTGCGCTCCGGCAGCGGCGTAGGAGGC contains:
- a CDS encoding MFS transporter codes for the protein MTSRTAEPATPKRRGLLWRHHDFRWFWAGQSISVLGTQVTSIALPLVAALTLDTGAGGVSVVATASFLPNVLLPLFAGHWLETRRRRRIMIAADILRTALLALVPLAWALDLLSLPLLAAVAFGVGAASVMFDIGSFAYIPSLVTEEELPAANQAVQGSATAAQVAGPGVAGLLVQAAGPAAAVAIDSASYLASALGLAKARKPESPPEVDDTLPTGILEGLKRILVNPILRALTVHAAVYNLSAQILTVNLIVWLVKERGLSAGGYGLALSAGGIGAFFGTMIALRLARRLGYGHAFVASLALSTGAPLLLATFPFSGYALGAAVAAVQLVSGAGLGSANVLSVTLRQVVAPRGSLARTNGGYRLLIFGVIPFGSALGGVIGQLASSRAGVAVGAIGLTLSAIPMARRHVRTLRDPKDARRVMAESSRHEDPPAVASPWR
- a CDS encoding MbtH family NRPS accessory protein, with the translated sequence MSDSAEQERLYSVVFNHEEQYSIWPSGQDIPAGWQAEGTSGPKADCLEHIEQVWTDMRPRSLRESMAG
- a CDS encoding thioesterase domain-containing protein, coding for MGQAPTSGAIRRDLRTGSAGKPARWLLRRPSEDAAARIFCFPYSGCGASMYYQWPAQAGAAEFCLLQPPGRENRLREPHYGDFESLAEQLLPHLLPYLDRPFGFFGHCAGALPAFATTLELMRRELPLPAVLFLSSQVAPHQGPHGRFLSMTDDELGVELAGLMHLMGGTPDPDLIALGLGVLRADVEANKRYRLSESVTVPCRLTAIGWQDDREITVEQMAGWADWAAPGNFRQVVLPGEHYTFLSAPPALLDELALDMAQALAEAGRPGSDRS
- a CDS encoding condensation domain-containing protein gives rise to the protein MTASPPTIADKRAELRDRLLRQRRQQQQNSDQITAEPETSTAPLSSQQSGLWLAAQLARAPGYTLVNATWLRGPLDSSLLRAALDGLIERHQSLRTSFPEQDGAPRLTVAPTGQLWWEELDLCRVPEPNRRQRGLEALAAWAEQVIDLRHPLLRTLLVRLDTGEHLFGYLQHHIVSDGWSIPILVSELSELYRAAAEQRSPRLPAQTIQPTDVYRWQRERLATEPVRQRLNRWRDQLAGMPQLRFPTDRPRPAVASWAGHQVVVDLPAELIARADAVARTGDRLPFAVLLAAFSVLMRQRSGQHDLALGTAFSGRVRTEMEPLIGYFANTGVLRIRTAAEQGLDELIGHCHDVVLDAEGMQDIPFADVVNAVAPARVPGANPLFQICFTLARGAILVPALDLEGVEVEPVRVRAPGSRFDITFQVTELPDGRYRMEIEYATELFDEQTIHQLAKDYRTLLALMLASDAVSELTVAQLQQAAGLPSPAAAVASGDRDEVGAGPVDAGPVDAGPVDARPVGKEPVDAGPAAPSGPAEPDALRDQVARIWVAVFGVTGDFDDDESFFEVGGSSIMAVRLRAQLLSEFGIDLPLADIFAGGSVAELTDYLSARLAEVS
- a CDS encoding amino acid adenylation domain-containing protein, whose protein sequence is MTDATEALSTARQALLGWKSRQQQGQQVEQDRIEPVSRDGLLPVTEQQRYLWFLHQLAPDVPAYNVPTALRLRGRLDEPALRAALAGLTARHESLRTRFRSERGVPCQLIDPPGSSTVPITVLDLRPLPAEDRLREATRLIGQEVRRPFDLENGPLLRCWLARLDEADHVLLLTLHHIITDGWSVGITTRELAELYAGRGEQLPPVRLQPVDYAAWQQRNLGSDTARGQLDYWREQLADLPSLEFPADRPRPALPSWQGAAFEAPLEPAVLARAQQLAGSERVSLLAVLSAAFYAVLSRYTDQYDLAVGSVFSGRTRTELDTMIGFFANTLVLRADLTGDPSGRELVRRCNGVVLGALANQDIPFGTVVEELRPERVPGRNPLFQVSFTLLTGEIVGAYSFGELSVSPLSLQLGTSRFDIAFQISVEPDGQASIWVEYSTELFDRDRIERLIQHFETALSEITADPERPLSRLSLVTGQEARQLARWNPEPVSFGTEGMLLHELVAGCAARWPERTAVRFDGAELSYAELDSRANRLARLLRDEHRICPDQVVGILLDRGARLPQAQLGVLKAGGAWLALDPTHPAKRIAYQVADAGVSVVITDSQAVAALPAGVPRIDLDDPELSRRLAGLAGTAPPQTTRPEHAAYLIYTSGSTGAPKAVLVPHRAVVNFVSSVRELFSITPADRVLQFANPSFDVSVFDLYAALAHGATSVGAPRSVLHDVDLLADLLRRERISLADIPPAVLGILDPASLPDLRALFVGLEAFPAELVNRWRTPDRQFHNGYGPTEATVACVDYACPDEPLTASPPIGRAMANHRAYVLDPAQNLAPVGVPGELFIAGAGLARGYLGRPGLTAERFLPCPFGEPGERMYATGDVVAWRADGQLQFLGRADRQVKIRGLRIELGEIEHALATFEGVRQSAVVVNAAAAGGPRLDAYLAPAEGSRIDTDALRKHLSEHLPLHMIPGTFTELAALPLNANGKLDRERLPEPVSAADLPRQPPATESERKIAGIWCELLNVELSDIGQRDSFFALGGSSLQATQLISRLRDAFYLTLDPRQLFTHSTLHQLAALVDETLRQSFAEDELSELEAEIAGLSEEDLDRLLAEGVDE